The genomic region GGGAGATGCGCTCAAGGCAGACCTGCCCGCGCTCGTGCCGGCTCCTCGCGCGATCGTCGCCAATCTCCCCTACAATGTCGGCACCGCGCTGCTCGTGCGCTGGCTCGGCGAGGCCTCGGCCTACGAGAGCCTGACGCTGATGTTCCAGGAGGAGGTGGCGGAGCGGATCGTCGCCGCCCCGGGCCGGGAGGCGTATGGACGTCTCGCGGTGCTCGCGGCCGTCGTCGCCGAGGCGCGGATCGTGCTGCGAATCCCGCCCGCCGCCTTCACCCCGCCGCCGAAGGTCTGGTCGGCGGTGGTGCGGATCGTGCCGCACCGGGAACAGCCCGCGCCCGCACTCTTCCGCGCGGTGGAGCGCGTCACGGCGGCGGCCTTCGGCCAGCGGCGCAAGATGCTCAAGCGCGCGCTCGCGCCCCTCGGCGACGCCGCGTCTCTGCTCGACCGCGCCGGCATCGACCCGACCCGTCGCGCCGAGACGCTCGCACCGGCCGAGTTCTTGCGTCTTGCAGCTCTGCTCGTCGAGCCGGAGTCAGCCTCCGAGCAGCCCTGAGACGAAGGCGGCGAGACCGGTGCGCCGGCTTCGGCGGAGCCGCTCCGCGGCGAGGATCGCCCGCGCGGCGGCGACCGTCTCGTCGAAGTCGCGGTTGACGAGAACGTAGTCGTACTCCTCCCAGTGGCCGATCTCCTCCGCGGCGCGCGCCATCCTGCGGGCGACCGTCGCGGCATCGTCCTGCCCGCGCGCCGCAAGCCGGCGCTCGAGCTCGGCCATCGAGGGCGGAAGCAGGTAGAGCGAGACCACATCCCCAGGCAGCGCGGCGCGGAGCTGCCGCATGCCCTGCCAGTCGATGTCGAACAGCATGTCCTGGCCGAGGGCGAGGGCCCGCTCAACCGGCGCGCGCGGCGTGCCGTAGCGGTGCGCATAGACCTCTGCATGCTCGATCATCGCCTTCGCCGCGACGGCGCGCAGGAAGGTCGTCTCGTCAACGAAATGATAATCGACCCCGTCGCGCTCTCCCGGCCGGGCGGGACGCGTGGTCAGAGAGACGGAGAGGTGGAGGTTCGGGTCGCCCTCGCGCAGCGCGCGGCCGACCGAGGTCTTGCCGCCGCCCGAGGGAGAGGACAGGACGAACAGGAGCCCGCGCCGGGCGATGCCGTCCGCATTCGCCTCACTCAAGGTTCTGCACCTGTTCGCGGAACTGCTCGATCGCGGCCTTCAGCGCAAGCCCCGTGGCGGTGAGGCTTCGGCTCGCCGCCTTGGCGCAGAGCGTGTTGGCCTCGCGCGTCAGCTCCTGGGTCAGGAAGTCGAGCCGCCGGCCGACCAGCCTGCCTTCCGCGAGCAGCGCTCGGGCGGCGGCGATATGGGCGGAGAGCCGGTCGAGCTCCTCGCGCACATCGGCGCGCGAGGCGAGGAGGGCGGCTTCAGCGGCGATCCGCTCCTCGCTGAGAGCGGGCGTCTCGCTGGCAAGAGCGCGCAGCGAGGCGACGAGCCGGTCCCGCACCGCTCTGGGCTGCGTCGCCGCATCCGCCTCCGCCTCGGCCACGAGCGCCTCGAGCTCAGCAAGGCGCGCGGCGAGCACAGCGCCGAGCCGCGCCCCCTCGGCGCGCCGAGCCTGGTCGAGAGCGGCGAGCGCCCGGGCGAAGCTCTCGGCCACCGCCCCAAGGCGTGCCTCCATCAGCGCCTCGTCCGGCTCCTCGAGGGCGGTGCTGCGCAGCACGCCGGGGAGCGCGAGCAGGTCGGTCGCCCTCGGCGGGGGGCTGTCGGGCAGCAGCGCACGCACCTCGGCGGCAAGCGCGATCGCCGTCTCGAGAGCGGCCCGGTCGAGAACGGGGCGGCCGGTCTCGTCCTGCCTGCGGATCGAGAGCGTGGCGCTGAGGCTGCCGCGCTTGAGCCGTCCCTCAGCCGCTTTCCTCAGCCCCGGCTCGATCGCGTCCCATCCGGGGGGGAGGCGGAAGCGGAGGTCGAGGCCACGGCCATTGACGCTCTTGAGCTCCCACACCCAGGCGATGCCGTGGGCTTCACCGCGGTCGCGCGCGAAGCCCGTCATCGAGGCGAGGTCGGGCGAGAGGGGGGTGTGCATCGACGCGCGGGTTATAGACGCGGCCGTGTATCCTCGAAAGCCATGGCCGAGTCGCTCGCTCCCCCGTTCCCCGACCGTGTGCTGATCACCGGCGCTTCCTCCGGCCTCGGCGCCGCCTTCGCGGTTGCCTGCGCTCGCCCGGGCGTGACGCTGTTCCTCGGCGGGCGCGACGCGCCCCGGCTTGGGCTCGTGGCCGATGCCGTGCGCGAGAAGGGGGCAGAGGCGGCGATCGCGGTGGTGGACGTGCGCGACGCCGCCGCGATGGCGTCGTGGATCGCTGGCGCAGCACCGCTCCGGCTCGTGCTCGCCAATGCGGGGATCTCCGCCGGCACCGGGAGCGGGGTGGCGGAGAGCGCCGACCAGACGCGGGCGATCTTCGCGA from Elioraea tepida harbors:
- the gmk gene encoding guanylate kinase; amino-acid sequence: MSEANADGIARRGLLFVLSSPSGGGKTSVGRALREGDPNLHLSVSLTTRPARPGERDGVDYHFVDETTFLRAVAAKAMIEHAEVYAHRYGTPRAPVERALALGQDMLFDIDWQGMRQLRAALPGDVVSLYLLPPSMAELERRLAARGQDDAATVARRMARAAEEIGHWEEYDYVLVNRDFDETVAAARAILAAERLRRSRRTGLAAFVSGLLGG
- the rsmA gene encoding 16S rRNA (adenine(1518)-N(6)/adenine(1519)-N(6))-dimethyltransferase RsmA; translation: MSEASPTLPPLRAVIAAAGLAARKALGQHFLLDLNLTGRIARAAGDLTGRHVIEIGPGPGGLTRSLLATEAADVTAIELDPRCVAALAPLAEAYPGRLRIVPGDALKADLPALVPAPRAIVANLPYNVGTALLVRWLGEASAYESLTLMFQEEVAERIVAAPGREAYGRLAVLAAVVAEARIVLRIPPAAFTPPPKVWSAVVRIVPHREQPAPALFRAVERVTAAAFGQRRKMLKRALAPLGDAASLLDRAGIDPTRRAETLAPAEFLRLAALLVEPESASEQP
- a CDS encoding YicC/YloC family endoribonuclease, yielding MHTPLSPDLASMTGFARDRGEAHGIAWVWELKSVNGRGLDLRFRLPPGWDAIEPGLRKAAEGRLKRGSLSATLSIRRQDETGRPVLDRAALETAIALAAEVRALLPDSPPPRATDLLALPGVLRSTALEEPDEALMEARLGAVAESFARALAALDQARRAEGARLGAVLAARLAELEALVAEAEADAATQPRAVRDRLVASLRALASETPALSEERIAAEAALLASRADVREELDRLSAHIAAARALLAEGRLVGRRLDFLTQELTREANTLCAKAASRSLTATGLALKAAIEQFREQVQNLE